One Euphorbia lathyris chromosome 1, ddEupLath1.1, whole genome shotgun sequence DNA segment encodes these proteins:
- the LOC136211007 gene encoding probable inactive ATP-dependent zinc metalloprotease FTSHI 1, chloroplastic: MNTIDNLLSTRVYLPKPYQKPFKCTRNHRLKSPMLHRSFTVLCEVNSGSPSQPSETGKDDFLTRVLKENPSQIEPRYLVGDKFYTSKERENLSKNKNVGVTQFLADKLKLKAKPTEEMSEGQIKGEAVYLKDILREYKGKLYVPEQIFGAELSEEEEFDKNLEELPQMSFEDFRKAMKSDKIKLLTSKEVAGTAGFRDFIVDLKEIPGQKSLHRTKWAMRLDENEALVCLEEYRGPQYEIEKHMKSSVGKLPEYPHPVASSISSRMMVELGMVTAAMAAAAVVIGGFLASAAFAVTSFVFVMTVYVAWPITKPFLKLFLGIISGILEGVSDYVIDIFTDGGIFSKLNEFYTFGGVSASIEMLKPITFVLLIMVVLIRFTLSRRPKNFRKWDLWQGIDFSRSKAEARVDGSTGVKFSDVAGIDEAVEELQELVRYLKNPELFDKMSIKPPHGVLLEGPPGCGKTLVAKAIAGEAGVPFYQMAGSEFVEVLVGVGSARIRDLFKRAKVNKPSVIFIDEIDALATRRQGIFKESTDHLYNAATQERETTLNQLLIELDGFDTGKGVIFLAATNRRDLLDPALLRPGRFDRKIRIRAPNAKGRSEILKIHASKVKMSESVDLSIYAKNLPGWTGAKLAQLVQEAALVAVRQGHASIVQSDMDEAVDRLTIGPKRVGIELGHQGQCRRATIEVGVAITSHLLRQYDNAKVEICDRISIVPRGQTLSQVVFHRLDDESYIFERRPQLLHRLQVLLGARAAEEVIYGKDTSRASVGYLADASWLARKIITIWNLENPMVIHGEPPPWRKKSRFAGPRLDFEGSLYDDYDLIEPPINFNLDDEVAERTEKLISEMYGKTVSLLRRHHTALLKAVKVLLNQKEISGEEIDYILNNYPPQMRLSRLSEEENPGSLPFLGTERGREVDHAMLTSSEEQTL, from the exons ATGAATACCATTGACAATCTTTTATCCACTAGGGTTTATCTTCCAAAACCCTATCAAAAACCCTTCAAATGCACTCGAAATCATCGATTAAAGTCTCCAATGCTTCACCGGTCATTCACAGTTCTATGCGAGGTGAATTCAGGCTCCCCTTCTCAGCCCAGTGAGACtggaaaagatgattttctCACTAGAGTTTTGAAGGAAAATCCGAGCCAAATTGAGCCGAGATACCTAGTTGGCGATAAGTTCTACACCTCGAAAGAAAGAGAGAATTTGAGCAAGAATAAGAACGTAGGTGTTACTCAATTTCTTGCGgataaattgaaattgaaagcaAAACCGACTGAAGAGATGAGTGAAGGTCAAATTAAGGGTGAAGCAGTGTATTTGAAGGATATATTGAGGGAATATAAGGGCAAACTCTACGTTCCTGAACAGATTTTTGGTGCAGAGTTATCTGAGGAGGAGGAATTTGATAAAAATTTAGAGGAATTGCCGCAGATGAGCTTTGAGGATTTTAGGAAAGCAATGAAGAGTGATAAAATTAAGTTGTTGACATCAAAGGAGGTTGCAGGAACTGCTGGTTTTAGAGATTTCATTGTTGATTTGAAGGAAATCCCAGGACAGAAGAGCTTACACAGAACCAAATG GGCAATGAGACTCGACGAGAATGAAGCTCTAGTATGCTTGGAGGAGTATAGAGGCCCCCAATATGAAATAGAGAAACACATGAAG TCTTCAGTGGGAAAGTTGCCGGAGTACCCTCATCCTGTGGCGTCTTCCATATCTAGTAGAATGATGGTAGAGCTTGGAATGGTAACAGCTGCAATGGCTGCTGCTGCAGTTGTAATTGGGGGATTCTTAGCTTCTGCAGCATTTGCCGTTACTAGTTTCGTCTTTGTGATGACTGTATATGTTGCATGGCCTATAACCAAGCCATTTTTAAAGCTGTTTCTTGGCATCATATCTGGAATTCTCGAGGGGGTGTCGGATTATGTTATTGATATTTTCACTGATGGAGGAATTTTCTCCAAGTTGaatgaattttacacttttggTGGTGTCTCTGCCAGCATTGAGATGCTAAAGCCAATAACATTTGTGCTTTTGATCATGGTTGTTCTTATCCGTTTCACGCTTTCAAGAAGACCTAAGAACTTCAGGAAGTGG GATTTATGGCAAGGAATTGATTTTTCACGCTCTAAGGCAGAAGCTCGTGTTGAT GGCTCAACTGGAGTTAAATTCAGTGACGTTGCTGGGATTGATGAAGCGGTAGAGGAACTTCAAGAG TTGGTGAGGTATTTGAAGAATCCAGAACTATTTGATAAAATGAGTATCAAGCCTCCACATGGAGTACTTTTGGAGGGTCCTCCTGGATGTGGCAAG ACTCTGGTTGCGAAGGCGATAGCTGGTGAAGCTGGAGTTCCATTTTACCAAATGGCTGGGTCTGAGTTTGTCGAAGTCTTAGTTGGCGTTGGATCTGCTCGTATAAGAGATCTATTCAAGAGAGCCAAG GTCAATAAACCATCCGTCATTTTCATTGATGAAATTGATGCTTTAGCAACCAG GCGGCAAGGAATTTTCAAAGAATCTACTGACCACCTCTACAATGCTGCCACTCAAGAGAGAGAAACTACATTGAACCAGCTCTTGATAGAGCTTGATGGGTTTGACACCGGCAAAGGTGTTATTTTTTTAGCTGCTACAAATCGTAGAGATTTGTTAGATCCTGCTCTTCTCCGACCTGGTCGTTTTGATCGCAAG ATACGAATTCGTGCTCCTAATGCTAAAGGGAGGTCGGAGATATTGAAAATTCATGCAAGCAAAGTTAAAATGTCGGAGTCTGTTGATCTATCTATTTATGCAAAGAATTTACCTG GATGGACTGGAGCCAAGTTGGCTCAGCTGGTCCAAGAGGCAGCTCTTGTGGCAGTAAGGCAAGGGCATGCATCAATAGTTCAATCAGACATGGATGAAGCAGTTGACAGGCTTACCATAGGACCAAAACGAGTTGGAATAGAGTTGGGTCATCAAGGACAATGTCGTAGAGCTACTATAGAAGTTGGAGTTGCTATCACTTCTCATTTGCTCAGGCAATATGACAATGCGAAAGTTGAAATATGTGATCGGATTTCAATAGTCCCCCGCGGTCAG ACTTTATCACAGGTGGTATTTCACCGACTGGATGATGAATCATACATATTTGAGCGTCGACCACAGCTGCTGCATCGTCTTCAG GTTCTTCTTGGTGCGAGGGCAGCTGAAGAAGTTATTTATGGGAAGGATACATCGCGGGCATCGGTTGGATACCTCGCAGATGCTTCTTGGCTCGCTCGTAAAATCATAACCAT ATGGAACTTGGAGAATCCGATGGTGATTCATGGAGAACCACCTCCTTGGAGAAAGAAAAGTAGATTCGCAGGGCCTCGCCTGGATTTTGAAGGATCTCTTTATGATGATTATGACCTAATTGAACCCCCAatcaacttcaatttggatGATGAAGTTGCCGAGAGAACTGAGAAGTTGATAAGCGAAATGTATGGAAAAACAGTTTCTTTGCTAAGACGGCACCATACTGCATTGCTCAAAGCTGTTAAG GTACTTCTTAATCAGAAGGAAATCAGTGGAGAAGAAATCGATTATATTTTGAACAATTACCCTCCTCAGATGCGTTTAAGTCGTCTTTCGGAGGAAGAAAATCCGGGAAGCCTTCCATTTCTCGGAACAGAACGAGGGCGCGAAGTCGATCACGCCATGCTAACTTCATCCGAAGAACAAACCCTATGA